CGTGGGCCTTTGCCGGCACGTCGCCGGACCTGCGCGACCTCGGCAATCTCGGGGAGGCCGCCTTGCTACTGCTGTTCGCCTACGCAGGTTTCGAAAATATTCCCGCCGCCGCCGGCGAATACCGCAACCCGCGTCGCGATGTGCCATTCGCGCTGATCACCATGATCGTCACCGTGACCTTGATCTATGCCGCGGTGCAGGTGGTGGCCCAGGGCACGCTGCCCAACCTGGCGGCATCGCCCACACCATTGGCCGATGCCGCCAGCGGTTTCGGGGGCGAAGCACTGGCGCTGATCCTGACCGTGGGCGCCACCATTTCCATTCTGGGCACCGCCAGCAACACGGTGATGCTGGGGCCGCGCTTCCTGTTCGCACTGGCCAGGGACGGCTATGGCCCTGCATTCCTGGCGCGCGTGCATCCACGCTTCCATACTCCCGCTGCGGCCGTGCTCACCCAGGGCGTGTTGTCGCTGGCGCTGGCGTTGTCGGGATCGTTTACCCAGCTGGCGTTGCTGTCGATGGTCACGCGCCTGTTTGCCTATATCGGCACTGCGGCGGCCGTCATCGTGCTGGCGCGTCGCTACCGGCAACGCACCGACACCTTGCGCCTGCCTGGCGGCCCGCTGATCCCGGTTGCCGCCGTGTTGTTGTCGCTGGGCCTGCTCGCCAGCGCCAGCTGGCAGAATCTGGCTGCTGCCGG
The window above is part of the Xanthomonas cassavae CFBP 4642 genome. Proteins encoded here:
- a CDS encoding APC family permease is translated as MSAPAPAADATGLVRVVSRWQIVGLSINDVIGSGIYLLPAVTAALLGPMSLWAVMLAGLAVALLVLCYAQAASYFDTPGGSYLYTREAFGPFVGFQIGWMIWLTRISSAAALSNGLADAVARFWPTASTDAWARMLVVVGSLGVLTAINVIGVKSAARTGIALVIGKLVPLLLFVSIGLFYVDWSWAFAGTSPDLRDLGNLGEAALLLLFAYAGFENIPAAAGEYRNPRRDVPFALITMIVTVTLIYAAVQVVAQGTLPNLAASPTPLADAASGFGGEALALILTVGATISILGTASNTVMLGPRFLFALARDGYGPAFLARVHPRFHTPAAAVLTQGVLSLALALSGSFTQLALLSMVTRLFAYIGTAAAVIVLARRYRQRTDTLRLPGGPLIPVAAVLLSLGLLASASWQNLAAAGVALLVGCVFYLFPRKPA